A genomic window from Malassezia vespertilionis chromosome 6, complete sequence includes:
- the ALG11 gene encoding GDP-Man:Man3GlcNAc2-PP-dolichol alpha-1,2-mannosyltransferase (BUSCO:EOG09262UB3; TransMembrane:1 (o6-26i); COG:I; COG:M; EggNog:ENOG503NV7J) encodes MEVVLRFGFIFSFAITFMYYISRFAWRRALRDTNKQKRARILVSLGIREPGKYMFVGFLHPYCNGGGGGERVLFEAISTLQNDANIISVVYTGDIEPLPDGVSKAEILAKCKERFGITLREDLVAFLPLRNRYLVDGSYWRYFTLLGQAFGSNRITYEALGMMVPDVFIDSVGYGFSMRAVKNFSSKIRVGTYIHYPMISSDMQRRVRSRSSGLTNSSRIADSILLSGIKSVYYLILSTFYGRALRAADCIAVNGTWTHNHVQELMRHTVPRPWTPYVPPVHIVYPPCDTEQLARLPLDSRQLCSIVSLAQFRPEKDHEMQLRVVHRLLTENAFLRRAQGDRRPLMLTMIGGCRNKEDRARVDSLQMLAKELGIERNVEWCIDAPRTLVLEKLRRASIGLSTMVDEHFGINVVEYMAAGLLTLSNASAGPLLDIAVPVDGEVTGFHAKQLETYVEQAYKLLTMPEVDAFLIRERARKHVVNTFSDQHFCSAWKTKFWDWLVPPTLLQLNEERIQEIKEERAQKALAQVQRAKEREVRRIAAEAKKQV; translated from the coding sequence ATGGAGGtggtgctgcgctttgGTTTTATTTTCTCCTTTGCCATCACGTTTATGTACTACATTTCCAGGTTTGCTTGGAGGagggcgctgcgcgatacAAACAAGCAAAAACGAGCTCGCATCCTTGTCTCTCTCGGTATTCGCGAACCCGGAAAGTACATGTTTGTAGGATTTTTGCACCCATATTGCAATGGTGGAGGGGGCGGAGAGCGTGTATTATTTGAGGCGAtcagcacgctgcaaaacGACGCCAATATCATTAGCGTCGTGTACACGGGCGACATTGAGCCCTTGCCCGACGGTGTGAGCAAGGCAGAAATTCTGGCCAAGTGCAAGGAACGATTTGGTAttacgctgcgcgaagacCTCGTTGCTTTCTTGCCGCTTCGTAACAGGTACCTGGTGGATGGAAGCTATTGGCGCTACTTTACGTTGCTTGGTCAGGCATTTGGCAGCAACCGTATCACGTACGAAGCATTGGGAATGATGGTCCCGGATGTATTCATCGACTCTGTGGGCTACGGCTTCTCCATGCGTGCCGTTAAAAACTTCTCGTCCAAGATCCGCGTCGGCACCTACATCCACTACCCGATGATCAGTTCTGACATGCAGCGTCGTGTACGCAGCCGCAGCTCAGGCCTTACGAACTCGTCTCGCATTGCCGATAGCATTTTGCTGAGCGGTATCAAGAGTGTCTACTATTTGATTTTGAGCACTTTCTACGggcgagcgctgcgtgccgccgaTTGCATCGCCGTGAATGGAACCTGGACGCACAACCATGTGCAAGAGCTGATGCGGCATACCGTCCCACGCCCTTGGACTCCGTATGTGCCCCCCGTCCACATTGTGTATCCCCCCTGTGATACGGAGCAACTCGCGCGTCTGCCCTTGGACTCGCGTCAGCTTTGCAGTATTGTGAGCTTGGCGCAATTCCGGCCAGAAAAAGACCACGAAATGCAGCTTCGCGTGGTGCACCGTTTGCTTACCGAGAACGCGTTTTTGCGGCGTGCACAAGGGGATAGGCGCCCACTCATGCTCACCATGATTGGTGGGTGCAGGAATAAGGAGGATCGGGCGCGCGTCGATTCGCTCCAGATGCTCGCCAAGGAGCTTGGGATTGAGCGCAACGTGGAGTGGTGCATTGATGCACCGCGCACCTTGGTCCTGGagaagctgcgccgcgcaagtaTAGGTCTGAGTACCATGGTGGACGAGCACTTTGGCATTAATGTGGTTGAATACATGGCCGCGGGCCTGCTCACGCTCTCGAACGCGTCCGCAGGTCCTCTCTTGGATATTGCTGTGCCTGTGGATGGCGAGGTGACTGGATTTCATGCGAAGCAGCTTGAGACCTACGTGGAGCAGGCGTACAAGCTGCTGACCATGCCCGAGGTTGATGCATTCCTCATCCGCgagcgcgcacgcaaacaTGTCGTGAATACCTTTAGCGACCAACATTTCTGTTCCGCATGGAAGACCAAATTCTGGGACTGGCTGGTGCCCCCAACGCTTTTGCAGCTCAACGAGGAGCGGATCCAGGAGATCAAGGAAGAAAGGGCACAAAAAGCGCTAgcgcaggtgcagcgcgccaaggagcgcgaggtgcGACGCATCGCAGCAGAAGCCAAGAAGCAGGTTTAG